The Thermococcus sp. EP1 region AGCTGGATTCGTGACTCTGTTTGGTCAGATTTTACACCTATATTTATCCGATATTCTCCAGCAGGTGTTGCTTTTGAGGGTTTTATACGAATAGTTATTGTCTCAACACCCTTCCCCTCTATCTTAGCCAGCTTTTGAGGTTCTACTTCAACATCCCACCCTTGTGGAGCATTCACTTCAATGTTAACGTTAGTCACGGTGTTTCCGAAGTTTCTGAGGGTTATGGGAATGCTCTTCTCTTCGTCAGGCTTTAGGGATACGAGGTAGTTTGCAGCTTCAACATGAAGTTCATATCTTCCTATAACTTCCACTTCAATTTTCTTCTCTATTTCGTTTCCAGAGGTGCTTCTTATCTTCAATGTAACATTGTAAACCCCTGGCTGTGCATTAAATGACGGGATTATTCTTAAATAGGCACTCTTAGCTTCCCCACTATCTACTTTTATACTCTTAATTTCAAAATTGCTCTGTACATCCCTGAGAAAGCTCACAGCCCAACCAGATGGAAGCCCTTCAATGCTTAAAGTATATTCATCGTTCTCCTTACCTAGATTTTCAATTCTAATCTCATAAACAGGTTGAAAGTCAAAGCCCGTTATTAAATGATCGCTCTCCATATCTACAGCGAAGTAGTATAAAAGCCTCTTCAGGGTAATTCTCTCATCTTTTTTCTCCCCATCCTCAAGCATTATTCTTTCCTCTTTGATTTCATACCCCTCTTTACTTACGATTATTGTGTAATTCCCCTTTGGAAGTTGCACCTCCAAAACACCATTTGTATCTGCGATGTAAGTCTCATTTCCAATCTGTACTTTGGGTTTTGATACGGGCCTTCCTTCTTCATCAATTATGCTCAAAATCAGGTTTGCAGGTTCTTCCTTGTGCGTTTTGTAAATGAAAACGCTTACACTTTTCTCCATTTTGTTAACGGAAAACTTTATTTTATGCTCACCCAATTCGGCATTTCTTGGACTCTTCACAACAAGATTAACAACCTCACTCTTATCTAAGAGAAATGATCTAATTCTCTGCCCATTTAGGGAGAAGTATGCATTCCACTCTGGAGGGACCTCTTTTATTTGAAGCTCAATCACCTTTTCATCAACATATGGTGTAAACTGTATTGGAAAGATTATTTTCTCACCAGCCTCAGCCTCTATTGATAAAAGCGGCACCTTAAGACCTACTCCTCCATTCGGATCCTTAGTTACATTTAAATCTACCCTCCCTACTTTATCTCCCACAGCAAAAATAATACTATGGATTCCTTTTGCTGCCTCTGGGACATTTATTAGAAGATTAACCGTTATAGAACTTCCAGGATTAAGAATAAGGCCATTGATCCTGTAATTGCTACTCTCATCAAAAAAATCAACTTCCCAGTCTGCTGGCTTTGAAAGTATCCTTAAACTAAGCTCTGAACTGTCAGTATTCTCATTGACAATGTTAATAGGAAGCTGAACTCTACTTCCTGCGTCTACCTTCAAACTCCTGAATGGATAATAAATCTCATAATTATCACTTTTTTCATGCCTTACTTGAATGTTAGCAGAGTAAATATCTAGAACTCCATTATTATATATAAGGACGAGTTTATCAAACACTCTCGAGGAGTTTTTCTTTATAGTAACTTCTGCTCCATTTATCTTTAGAGAGAGCATGTCTTCAGTAGAGTTAATTATCAAAATCGAATACCCATCGATATTAAAAATATTGCCTTCTTGAGGCCCTATTTCCTTAAGAAAGCTTGGTTTGTATTGAAGAACTACAAAAATGCCCCTTTCATCAAAACTACCTCTCATTATCCTTATGTTATCGATCTCAAAAGTTCGATTAAGCTCTACTACACTCCTGATCTTACCTTTCCTGTAAATTATTGCATAAGGTTTTAAAGTGTACTTTTCTTGAGTTATCTTAATCTGATAATCCCCCACAATTAAAGTTTCTCCAATTTGTACCCTTCCCTCAAACACTGTTATCCATGGCAAGGAAGCTGTTGCTGGAAAAATAGAGGTCAAGAGAAATAATATCAAAATAAAAGTAAGCTTTTTCATTTTCATCACTCCTTCTTGTAAATTGTTTTGAGAAAAACGTCCTCCAAGCTCGGCTCCTCAATTTCAAGATTTATTATGGTCATCCCTCTCTTCGACAGATAATCCGAGATCTGGTCTCTGATGTCGTCTCTGGCAAATATTATCATTTTCTTGTCGTTTATCTTTTCCATCCTCACTATGTCATCAAGATCAAATTCAGGAAGCTTTTGTTTAGCCTCTATTTTTATCTCATAACCCTCGAGTTCCATGAACTGTCTCTTTATTTCCTCCAATGTCCCCATCGCTCTGAGCTTTCCACTTACGAGAATTCCAACATTATCACTTAACTCTTCAACTTCGCTAAGTATGTGAGAGGAGAAGAATACAGTCTTTCCCTTTTTTGCCTCCTCTTTCACTATGCTTTTGACGAGATGAGCCCCTTCGGGATCAAGACCACTCGTTGGCTCATCGAGTATTAAAACTTCTGGGTCATTTATTAGGGCCTGAGCCAAAAGCAAACGCTGTTTCATGCCCTTTGAGAACGTTTTTGCCTTTCTGTAACGAACATCCCAAAGACCAACTAACTTGAGCAGCTCCTCTATACGTTTTTCTTTCTCGGCTCTGCTCATGTTGTAGAAATTGGCAAAAAACTCTAGATTGCGCCATGCAGTAAGCTCGCCATATACTGTTGCGTTTTCAGGAAGGTAGCCGACTTTTTCTTTGACTTTAATTGGCTCCTTAAAAACGTCACTTCCAAGTATCCTTATGCTCCCACTGTCTGGGATTATCAACCCCAACATGCTCAATATTGTAGTAGTCTTCCCTGCACCGTTAGGACCTAAAAATCCAAAAATGCTCCCTTCTTCAATGTTCAATGTTAGATTATCAACTGCTACCAATTCTTTATACTTCTTGGTCAGACTCTCAATTTCAATAGCGTACATAAAATCACCTCAAATCAGCTTTCATGAATTTTGCATAAGCTGCTGTAAATGGCAGGAGAAGCATTACTATCAACAGTAAGATGTTTTGCCAGACCAAACTCAAACTTTCCCTAATGGATCTATCCTCTACAACACTCTCCTCATAAGCCAAAGCAGAAACTACTTCACTAATTTGGGGCTTCCCCCCGAAGAGTATTCTGATAACTTCCTGATAATGGTAGTTAGGAGAGACATAAAGGATTTTTTCAGCTGTTGTTGTCATTTTAGTCAACCATGCTTGATATGCCGGGTCTTTGAGGAACAACTCTTGTAGTTGTTCTTCACTTAGATTTGTAGCATTTTCCGGAATATTAGGAAGAGGAGGCAAGCCAGCCACTACAAACCCTATTACTCCACCAATTATTGAAAGCAAAAAGCCGAAAAAGAGGAATGTAAATATTGCAAGGATGATAGCGTTTTTGGACTTCCTAATAAATACTGAAATAAGTAATCCGAGGCTTAGAAAAACTAGTCCATAGAGTAGGCTAAAGGGTAATGTTACTAAAAATCTCATCAGGTCACTTACAGTTATTGGGACTCCTAAGAGCAGTGCAAAAGCTACTGTTAAAGCATAAAACAATGATAGAGTTACGCTAAGAGTTAACAAACCTCCCAAAAGTTTACCCAAGAGCACTTTATCCCTATACACAGGCTTTGAAACTATCAACTTTAGAGTGCCCCTTTCTAATTCCGCATTTATTGTTGTTGCCCCAATGAGAATTCCTGATAATGATATTAAGTAGTTGAAAGCATTTGAGAAGCTTGATAAGAAAAGCATTTGGAAAGGTGTTTTATATAAATTTGCACTTATACCAAGTTTCTTAGAGCTATATATCATCCCTAAAGAAGTTATCACAAAAAGTAGCACTATTATTTGAAATCTCTTTGTTCTGATACTTATTTCGAAATCCTTCATTGCTATATTGATGGCTTTCATACTCATCACCTCACTAGAAGGTGGTCTGTTTGCTTAAAAAATATTACTCCTTATAGTTGTATATTATGACTTAATATGATAAAATATCATAAAAATTTTAAATAGTATTTGAGCAACAGAGTGTAAGTGAAAACCATAGAAGTGCCTCGTGTGTGGAGGAAGGCAGTGGTAATAGGTTGTGTTAGTAAAAAAGAATAGATAATTACTGGCCTCCCCCGCCCTAAAGAACAAGGCTTTCAAAAGAAGAAATAATTAGTAAGGAGGACGCCAAAGTAATTGAAAGCATAATAATAACTAAAATTACTGAAAGGCTTTGATCTCACTCTTTTTCGAGGATAACAGCAGTACCATAGGCAAATATTTCAGCAGCCCCAGACGCAACCGCCGATGTCATGAACCTCACTCCAATGATACCGTTTGCACCCATTTCCTTTGCATGTTGTATCATTCTTTGGAGTGCTACTTCTCTAGCCTCTGCAAGCATTTCAGTGTACTCCTTTACCTCTCCACCAGTAATATTCCTCAATCCTGCCAAAATATCTTTTCCAATGTGTTTCGCCCTGACAGTTGCCCCTCTAGCAATCCCTAAGACTTTGACAACCTTATATCCAGGAACTTCTTCAGTTGTAGCAATTATCATTTCATTCACACGGCATCACCTCATACCTCGAAGTTCGAAGTAATATTTCTCTTCAAAGCTTAAATACTTTTCTTGAACATTAGAAATATGGTGGGAAAATGGAACTCACTCACGTGGATGAAAATGGTGTTAAAATGGTAGAAGTTGGACAAAAAGATGTTGTTTTTAGAAGAGCCATTGCTAAAGGTAGAATAAAACTCAAACCAGAAACAATAAAGCTTATTCAAGAAGGGAAGACCAAAAAAGGCAATGTTATAGCAAGTGCCCAAATTGCAGGAATCTTAGCTGTAAAGAGAACATGGGAGTTAATACCACTATGCCACCCAATACCACTAACTGGGGTTGACATAAACTTTGAGTTTGGAGAGGATTACATAGAAGCTACCTGCGAAGTAAGGGCCTATTATAAGACAGGTGTTGAAATGGAAGCTTTAACCGGAGTTAGCGTTGCCTTACTTACTATATGGGACATGGTCAAGGCTGTAGAGAAAGACGAAAACGGCCAGTATCCATTCACAAAAATCGAGGATATTAGAGTCATTGAAAAAG contains the following coding sequences:
- a CDS encoding NEW3 domain-containing protein — encoded protein: MKKLTFILILFLLTSIFPATASLPWITVFEGRVQIGETLIVGDYQIKITQEKYTLKPYAIIYRKGKIRSVVELNRTFEIDNIRIMRGSFDERGIFVVLQYKPSFLKEIGPQEGNIFNIDGYSILIINSTEDMLSLKINGAEVTIKKNSSRVFDKLVLIYNNGVLDIYSANIQVRHEKSDNYEIYYPFRSLKVDAGSRVQLPINIVNENTDSSELSLRILSKPADWEVDFFDESSNYRINGLILNPGSSITVNLLINVPEAAKGIHSIIFAVGDKVGRVDLNVTKDPNGGVGLKVPLLSIEAEAGEKIIFPIQFTPYVDEKVIELQIKEVPPEWNAYFSLNGQRIRSFLLDKSEVVNLVVKSPRNAELGEHKIKFSVNKMEKSVSVFIYKTHKEEPANLILSIIDEEGRPVSKPKVQIGNETYIADTNGVLEVQLPKGNYTIIVSKEGYEIKEERIMLEDGEKKDERITLKRLLYYFAVDMESDHLITGFDFQPVYEIRIENLGKENDEYTLSIEGLPSGWAVSFLRDVQSNFEIKSIKVDSGEAKSAYLRIIPSFNAQPGVYNVTLKIRSTSGNEIEKKIEVEVIGRYELHVEAANYLVSLKPDEEKSIPITLRNFGNTVTNVNIEVNAPQGWDVEVEPQKLAKIEGKGVETITIRIKPSKATPAGEYRINIGVKSDQTESRIQLTARVRQSSSSAYLGVIILVMAFATVILLMRRVGRR
- a CDS encoding ABC transporter ATP-binding protein, producing MYAIEIESLTKKYKELVAVDNLTLNIEEGSIFGFLGPNGAGKTTTILSMLGLIIPDSGSIRILGSDVFKEPIKVKEKVGYLPENATVYGELTAWRNLEFFANFYNMSRAEKEKRIEELLKLVGLWDVRYRKAKTFSKGMKQRLLLAQALINDPEVLILDEPTSGLDPEGAHLVKSIVKEEAKKGKTVFFSSHILSEVEELSDNVGILVSGKLRAMGTLEEIKRQFMELEGYEIKIEAKQKLPEFDLDDIVRMEKINDKKMIIFARDDIRDQISDYLSKRGMTIINLEIEEPSLEDVFLKTIYKKE
- a CDS encoding ABC transporter permease — encoded protein: MKAINIAMKDFEISIRTKRFQIIVLLFVITSLGMIYSSKKLGISANLYKTPFQMLFLSSFSNAFNYLISLSGILIGATTINAELERGTLKLIVSKPVYRDKVLLGKLLGGLLTLSVTLSLFYALTVAFALLLGVPITVSDLMRFLVTLPFSLLYGLVFLSLGLLISVFIRKSKNAIILAIFTFLFFGFLLSIIGGVIGFVVAGLPPLPNIPENATNLSEEQLQELFLKDPAYQAWLTKMTTTAEKILYVSPNYHYQEVIRILFGGKPQISEVVSALAYEESVVEDRSIRESLSLVWQNILLLIVMLLLPFTAAYAKFMKADLR
- a CDS encoding YbjQ family protein, encoding MIIATTEEVPGYKVVKVLGIARGATVRAKHIGKDILAGLRNITGGEVKEYTEMLAEAREVALQRMIQHAKEMGANGIIGVRFMTSAVASGAAEIFAYGTAVILEKE
- the moaC gene encoding cyclic pyranopterin monophosphate synthase MoaC → MELTHVDENGVKMVEVGQKDVVFRRAIAKGRIKLKPETIKLIQEGKTKKGNVIASAQIAGILAVKRTWELIPLCHPIPLTGVDINFEFGEDYIEATCEVRAYYKTGVEMEALTGVSVALLTIWDMVKAVEKDENGQYPFTKIEDIRVIEKVKK